Genomic segment of Deinococcus fonticola:
TCGCGCAGAATGCCGCCAAACTGGTCGGCATCGACACGAACACGAACAAGGTCATCAAGACCATCCACTTTCCGGCGGATGTGGTGCTGCCCAACACTTACCTGAACGACCTGCGCATCGACCTGCGGCAGGGTAAGGACGGCGTGGCGTACATCACTGATTCGGGAGCGAAATCCGGTTCCGGACTGATCGTCGTGGATCTGGAATCCGGGCAGTCCTGGCGCAAGCTGACGGGGGACGACACGGTCAAACCCACGCCGGGGCTCGTGCCTTACGTGGACGGACAGGCGCTGTTCAAACGCCCGAAGGGAGGCGTGGCGACCCATATGGGCTTCGGAGCCGACAGCATTGCCCTGAGTGCCGACGGCAACACCCTGTACTATGCCCCTACTTCCTCCCGTCGGTTGTACGCCGTACCCACCGCTGCATTGCGAGACCGCAATCTGAACGACGCCGAGGTCAAGAAGCAGGTCAAGGACCTGGGTGAGAAGGGCGTCGCCGACGGACTGGCAGAAGACGCCCTGAACCGCGTCTACATCACCAATTACGAGCAGAGTGCCCTGACCCGCCGCCTGCCCTCGGGCGAACTGGAAACGCTGGTGCGGGACCCGCGTCTCATCTGGCCCGACACGCTCGCCATTCAGGGCGGTTACCTGTACGTCATCAACAACCAGCTCAACCGTCAGGGCGGGTATCACTTCGGTAAGGACCTACG
This window contains:
- a CDS encoding L-dopachrome tautomerase-related protein, whose translation is MKPLTALALLALATPSLALPRSPTTLGGSKLEVVHRFYGHMPVGVAVNSHGRVFVSYPTWEDKVPFSLAEIKGGREVAYPNRDMNTHDPKWMDTTFVGVQGLMVDARDRLWVLDTGTHNLGPVLAQNAAKLVGIDTNTNKVIKTIHFPADVVLPNTYLNDLRIDLRQGKDGVAYITDSGAKSGSGLIVVDLESGQSWRKLTGDDTVKPTPGLVPYVDGQALFKRPKGGVATHMGFGADSIALSADGNTLYYAPTSSRRLYAVPTAALRDRNLNDAEVKKQVKDLGEKGVADGLAEDALNRVYITNYEQSALTRRLPSGELETLVRDPRLIWPDTLAIQGGYLYVINNQLNRQGGYHFGKDLRVKPYTLMRMKIDAQPVMLK